One segment of Castanea sativa cultivar Marrone di Chiusa Pesio chromosome 3, ASM4071231v1 DNA contains the following:
- the LOC142628717 gene encoding uncharacterized protein LOC142628717, giving the protein MKIIVWNCRGALNLNFGSNVADLVRDYSPTMMIVTETRVGDTVGYVGGIWQLWNSEAVEFTHLSSMEQEIHALVKLSCSNFSWIISAIYASPRLAKRRILWHNLSLVNATYNLPWIMLGDFNEVLSGEEKLGGRPVNAYRARLFQDCINKCGFMDIGFSGPRFMWSNLQNLSDLI; this is encoded by the exons ATGAAGATCATTGTGTGGAATTGCCGTGGGGCACTCAACCTGAATTTTGGTAGTAATGTTGCGGATTTGGTCAGAGATTATTCTCCAACAATGATGATTGTTACCGAAACTAGAGTGGGAG ATACGGTGGGATATGTAGGAGGGATTTGGCAGCTTTGGAATTCTGAGGCAGTTGAATTCACTCATCTTTCATCAATGGAGCAAGAAATTCATGCCCTTGTCAAGTTAAGTTGCTCAAACTTTTCCTGGATTATTTCTGCTATTTATGCAAGTCCCAGGTTAGCTAAAAGACGTATTCTTTGGCATAATCTTTCTTTGGTCAATGCTACTTATAATCTGCCTTGGATCATGCTTGGTGACTTTAATGAGGTGTTGAGTGGTGAAGAGAAGTTGGGGGGAAGGCCGGTTAATGCATATAGAGCTAGACTCTTTCAGGATTGTATTAATAAGTGTGGTTTTATGGACATAGGTTTTTCTGGACCTAGGTTTATGTGGTCTAACTTGCAAAATCTTTCGGACCTCATTTAA